Proteins from a genomic interval of Longimicrobiaceae bacterium:
- a CDS encoding helix-turn-helix transcriptional regulator, with product MEGQLESADIVGLVQRVLRDGPFSMRQLADDAGLKYDVLRGWAIGRRTPTAENLSRMADGFEQRSQQLQRIADELREAATGRP from the coding sequence ATGGAGGGCCAGTTGGAGAGCGCAGACATCGTCGGGCTTGTTCAGCGCGTGCTCCGCGACGGGCCGTTCTCCATGCGGCAACTCGCCGATGATGCCGGCCTGAAGTACGACGTGCTCCGCGGGTGGGCGATCGGGCGAAGGACGCCGACTGCGGAGAATCTCTCTCGCATGGCCGACGGATTCGAGCAGCGCTCTCAGCAGCTCCAGCGGATCGCGGACGAGTTGCGCGAAGCTGCGACTGGACGGCCTTGA